From Desulfobulbaceae bacterium:
GCTCACAATGCCGGTAAGGTTGTGGCGCTCAATAAAGGTATGGGATTCAAATCCTTCTGGAAAAATTATTGCCGGTTGATAGTGGGTGGCAAGTTTTTTTGTTAATGCTGCAAATTGAGCTTCTGGCATAGTCCGGGTGTATGAGCTGATAAAGATTGCCGCCACCAGGGGTTTGCCGTTGGCTTTGGCCCGTGCTTGCGCCAGAGCCGCATCTACAATGGGGAAAGAGGGGCTGTTGGTATTGAGAAAAGGTTCTTTCGCGGCAGGAGGGATAGTCAGGGGATCAATGCCCAAGCGTTCCAGGATAAGGTCCGTCATGTGGGTGGTGTTGAATGTCGGGTCAGTGAGCATTCCGGAAAAGTCGGCATAGGTATCGTGGGCCAGGAAATCCGTCAGAGGCACAGGCATGGCCGCAATTCGAACCCCTGGGATGTTCCCTAAGATACTCGATGTCCTGCCTGGCAGAAGAGTGCATAGGGTTAGGCGAATGTCTTCAATTGACATGTCTCGCAATCTGCTAAGAAGGATATCGAGCGCTGGGGCGAACATGATGCCATCACCCAGCCCACCTCCTCCGCCATTGATCAGGCAGATGGAGATTTTGGCAGGTGCCGCTTTTTGGGGCTGCTCAAGAAATGTGCGGAGAGGGAGAGGGTGTGATGAGTAATTATTCAGCGTTTCACGAGGAAGAACGATAGGTTGAGGAAGCCCGGAATTTATGCAGAGTCGCTTAATGTTGGTCAATGTTTCTTCAAGTGCGAGATAGATTCGGCTCGGGTCAACTCTGTGGTCATTCGTTTGTTCGGCTGGATTAGCAGCCAGCAAACGGAGTTCGGAACCATTATCACAGCGGATGGCGATCTCTTGGGGAAAGCAGAGAGGGATCATCGTTTCTCCATTAGGAACCAGGTGAGGTCATCCAGAGGAAAATTAGGGTCTCGATGATAAGTGAAGCCATAGCCGATCAGATGTAAACTTGGGAAACGATCCAGGATTTCTCCGGCGAAATCACGTTTGAATAGTTTGCCGCTGTGCCCGCGATAGCTGATTTCTACCGGTGATGGGTTGTAGTATTCGATGCAGCATAGGTAGCGGCTGCTGGCTTGGAAGAGGAGGTCATAGACCCGTGGCAGCATCTCCGGGTTGATATGGATGAGGACCCCGGAAACGAAAGAGAAGTCATACTGTCTGGGAGGCTCGAAATCGAGGATTGAGGAGTGGTGGACATGGGCCTTGCCCCATTCCTGCAGGGACTCTACCGCTTTATCGTTGATCTCGACGGCGGCCAGAGCCATGGCGGGAAACATCTGTGCTATGACTTTGAGATTGTTGCCGATATTGGCCCCGAATTCAATAGCAGAGGTAACCCCGTTCGTTCGTGCCATGATCTTGGCGAAAAGGGCTAGGCGGGCCCCCATCTCTTTGGCGGTGGGATTGCGCCCGATGTAGTGGTCGCCGAACTCTCCGGCCCAGAAAGTTTCCTGCTCTGTTTGAAAGACGGTCATTGTAGTCTCCTGATGCTGGGACTTGAGTTGGTCTGGTTGTGTGTGCTAGGGGCTCGATACCAAGCGGCGATTTATGTTTATACTGCTGACGGTTGCCTGGTTAGATTGCGCCAAGTTTTTGTAATGTTTGATGCATGGCTTCGGCAGTTACCCAGTCTTCAGGGGTATCGATGTCCTGCGTCAGAAAGCGAGGCAGTATCACCGGCCGGGAGTCGTGATTATAAATTATTTTTTCATTCATGAAACGTGGCGCGTCGAGCCAGTAAAATTGTCCAGCATCATGGAAGGTCTCTGGCAGGTCGTTGGACCGGGTCAGTTCGTATTCCGGCCAGACCATGGCCAAACGGCCATCGGGTTCTTGTTTTAAGGCCCGGTAAATGGAGGCTGGATAGGAGGTCACTGAGAATACCGAGGCGGCTTTGCTTGTCAGCAGGAGATCCAGCCCTTGCTTGAGATAACGTGGCTGGACAAATGGGGCCGTGGCGTAAAGGCAGCAGATCTGAGACGGAGGGGATTGCTGGGCGGTGAGCCAGTTCAGGGCATGCAGGAGGACATCGGCGGTGGTAGTAAAGTCATCGGCTAACTCATCCGGTCTGACAAAGGGGGTTTCTGCGCCATGGACACGGGCGATGGCAGCAATTTCTTGAGAATCGGTGGAGACGATCACTCGATCAAAAAGAGACGAGGTCAGGGCTGCCTCAATGGAGTAGGCGATGATGGGCTTGCCTGCGAACGGTTTGATGTTTTTGCCGGGTATCCGTTTACTGCCCCCTCTGGCGGGAATGATAGCAACCTTCATCTCAGCGCCTCGCCGATATAGCGCCAGTCAAGTGGGGTGCCCCGATCGATATCTAGTGTTGCCTTGCGCCCCAGGGTTAAGTTCAGATACCGTGGATGGAGGCCGTGCCCAGGGCGGATCGACCGGAGGTTATCTGGGGTGAAGACCTCGCCAGCCTTGATATCCCGCACCACGAATAACGAGCGTCGGAATGCTCGGCTGGAATCTTCCTGCTCGGTGATGCTATAACTTATTGTGCCCAAAGCTTGCTCGGCCTCGCGCACTGCCGATACCATGGCTTTAAATTCGGCGGGTTCCAGGGAAAAACTGTTATCAGGGCCGGAGACGTTGCGGGACAGGGTCAGATGCTTTTCAATGATTGAGGCGCCCAGGGCGACAGCTGTTACCGGGACGGCAAGGCCTAGCGTGTGATCGGAAAGGCCGGTGACAACGCCAAATGCTTGAGCAAGATGGGGGATGGTGCGGAGGTTCATGGCCGCTGGAGAGGCAGGGTAAGCGCTGGTGCATTTCAGGAGGGCGATTTCCTTGCAGCCTCCTTGGCGCAAAGTGGTTACCGCCTCGTCGATTTCGGCAAGTGTTGCCATGCCGGTTGATACGAGCACTGGCCTGCCGGTGGCGGCAATGGTGCGCAGCAGTGGCAGGTCGACCAGTTCGAAGGATGCGACCTTGTGTGCTGGAACTCCGATGGTCTCAAGAAAATCAACAGCGCTGTCGTCAAACGGGGTAGAAAAACAGTGCAATCCCATCGTGGCAGCGGCAGCGATAAGTCTTGGCTGCCACTCCCAGGGGGTGAACGCCTCCAGGTAGAGGTCGTGGAGATTTCTGCCCTGCCAGGCGGTACCCTTGATCTGAAATGGTTCCTTGTTGCAGGCGATGGTCAGGGTGTCTGGGGTATAGGTTTGGAGTTTGACAGCGTCCGCCCCTGCCTCCCTTGCTGCTTCTATGATCTTGAGCGCTTGGTGGAAGTTTTGGTCATGATTGGCACTCATCTCGGCGATAATGTACACTGGGTGGCCAGGGCCGATGGCTCTGCCCTGTATCGCGATGGAGGGAATCATGCGGCCCCCTCCAAGGTGTAGTCCATGGCCACTGCGTGCTGTCCGGAGATTTCGACGGTGCCGCGATGATGGAAACCGGCCGAGGCAAAGGCGTGTAACGATGCTGGGTTGTCGTGTTTGACCAAGGCGCGGATTGTTCGGATATTTCGTTCTTTGATGGCTTGATTGCAGGTCAGTCGAATCAGGCGGGTGCCGAGACCTGAGTTGCGAAATTCAGGGGCCAGGCTGACTGAAATAGTAGCTTTATCGTGGCCGGTTAAGTTGAAGCGGGCTTGGGCCATGGGTGTTTTGTCCGGGGTGATAGCGATATAAAAAAGAAGGTCTTTATCGGCTAGTTGGTCTGCAAACCAGCGGCAATGCTCCTGCCAGGGGATTGGTTTTGGTGAAAAGGAGGCTGAGCGGGTTATTTGATCGTTGGCCCAGTGAAAAACGAGTTGGCAGTCGTTCTCGGAGGCCCGGCGTAAGGAGAAGTGATACCCTTGCAGTGATCGAGTCAATCGTTTACATCCCTGTCCGTCAATTAATTGTTGTCCTTTGTTTCTCATCGATTGTCGTTTTTGAGGATCGTTCAAGAGGTTAGTTAATATTTGGGCTGCGTGATTCACCTGCCACGCATGGTGCCAGCCAAGGTTGACCGCCACGCCACGGGTGGCAAGCGAGGTTGCCACCCGTTCTTGGTTGGTGGCTAATATTGTTGTAACCACTGGCACCCCAAGGGCGGCTAGCTCCCAGCAAGTAGATCCGGCTGCGCTGAATGCCAGATCTGCCCAACGCATGAGAGTTGCCATGTCCGTCACCGGGGCGAGAATTTCGGCATCGGAGGTGGCGTTTCGTAAGTTACTTTCTAATGAATGACGATGTGGATTCAGTGGCCCGACGATGATCTTGATTGCCAGGTCGCTTCTGCCCATGAAGTGGATGGCGTCAATCGTTTTTTGTGTGATATTGTCTGGGTCGGAGCCACCCATGGTGACCAGGATATGAAATTTTTTCTGGCTGACTCTCTCGTTGGCAGTGGGATTCTTGTTATCGAGGGCCTGTTTGAATTCTTTTCGTAGCATGGCAAAGCGCGCCCCTCCTAGGATCAAGGTCTGATCCTGAGTATGGTAGTGAATCTTATCGGCATAGGCGTTGGGGTTAACGATGATATCGGCGTGATATGCTGGAAGGTTGCCGTAGTCGTCAATGATGAGAAGCGGCCATCCTGCGGCGCGGAGCGCCTGGTGATAGTTCGTGTCGAAGTGGTAGCCATCCAGAACTACCCAGCCTGGTGTGCCTTGACGCTCGTGGAGCCAAGGCAGGAAGGTGGTCAGATCTTGCAGGTCTGGGTAGGGGGAGTCGATAGCGAAGAGTTTAAAGCCTTCTGACTTGATCCATTCACGGAGAGGTGCGCCGCTGATGTGTCCCACGAATACCACCTCGCCGCCATGGCTTTGCCACTCCTGGGCGAGTGCCAGACCTCGCATGATGTGTCCGGCGCCGGTTCTGGTGTCGGCATCGGCACGGAACACCAGCAGGCGAGGCTGGCTAGTCATGGCCGCTCCTGGAATTGTTCGAGTTCATGGATCACCCGTTTGGTATGGGAATCATCCATTCCCGGCCAGATTGGCAGGGAGAGGATGACCTTATAAGCCGCCTCCGCAATTGGACACAGGCCTTGTCCTGTCCCGAAGCGATTCTGGTAAAAGGGGTGAAGATAGACAGGGAGGTAGTGGACATTGACACCGATGCTGCGCTCCCGAAGTTGCAGAAATGCTGCTTCCCTGTCAATGCCGCCTGTCAGTCGCACTACATAGAGATGCCATGCTGATGCTGCATTAGGACGTACGGCCAGGGGGTGGATGGAGCGTGATCCGGTAAAGGCCGCATTGTATTGACAGGCGATGTGACGGCGTCGGG
This genomic window contains:
- the pseF gene encoding pseudaminic acid cytidylyltransferase yields the protein MKVAIIPARGGSKRIPGKNIKPFAGKPIIAYSIEAALTSSLFDRVIVSTDSQEIAAIARVHGAETPFVRPDELADDFTTTADVLLHALNWLTAQQSPPSQICCLYATAPFVQPRYLKQGLDLLLTSKAASVFSVTSYPASIYRALKQEPDGRLAMVWPEYELTRSNDLPETFHDAGQFYWLDAPRFMNEKIIYNHDSRPVILPRFLTQDIDTPEDWVTAEAMHQTLQKLGAI
- a CDS encoding pseudaminic acid biosynthesis-associated methylase produces the protein MTVFQTEQETFWAGEFGDHYIGRNPTAKEMGARLALFAKIMARTNGVTSAIEFGANIGNNLKVIAQMFPAMALAAVEINDKAVESLQEWGKAHVHHSSILDFEPPRQYDFSFVSGVLIHINPEMLPRVYDLLFQASSRYLCCIEYYNPSPVEISYRGHSGKLFKRDFAGEILDRFPSLHLIGYGFTYHRDPNFPLDDLTWFLMEKR
- the pseI gene encoding pseudaminic acid synthase; translation: MIPSIAIQGRAIGPGHPVYIIAEMSANHDQNFHQALKIIEAAREAGADAVKLQTYTPDTLTIACNKEPFQIKGTAWQGRNLHDLYLEAFTPWEWQPRLIAAAATMGLHCFSTPFDDSAVDFLETIGVPAHKVASFELVDLPLLRTIAATGRPVLVSTGMATLAEIDEAVTTLRQGGCKEIALLKCTSAYPASPAAMNLRTIPHLAQAFGVVTGLSDHTLGLAVPVTAVALGASIIEKHLTLSRNVSGPDNSFSLEPAEFKAMVSAVREAEQALGTISYSITEQEDSSRAFRRSLFVVRDIKAGEVFTPDNLRSIRPGHGLHPRYLNLTLGRKATLDIDRGTPLDWRYIGEALR
- the pseG gene encoding UDP-2,4-diacetamido-2,4,6-trideoxy-beta-L-altropyranose hydrolase, translating into MTSQPRLLVFRADADTRTGAGHIMRGLALAQEWQSHGGEVVFVGHISGAPLREWIKSEGFKLFAIDSPYPDLQDLTTFLPWLHERQGTPGWVVLDGYHFDTNYHQALRAAGWPLLIIDDYGNLPAYHADIIVNPNAYADKIHYHTQDQTLILGGARFAMLRKEFKQALDNKNPTANERVSQKKFHILVTMGGSDPDNITQKTIDAIHFMGRSDLAIKIIVGPLNPHRHSLESNLRNATSDAEILAPVTDMATLMRWADLAFSAAGSTCWELAALGVPVVTTILATNQERVATSLATRGVAVNLGWHHAWQVNHAAQILTNLLNDPQKRQSMRNKGQQLIDGQGCKRLTRSLQGYHFSLRRASENDCQLVFHWANDQITRSASFSPKPIPWQEHCRWFADQLADKDLLFYIAITPDKTPMAQARFNLTGHDKATISVSLAPEFRNSGLGTRLIRLTCNQAIKERNIRTIRALVKHDNPASLHAFASAGFHHRGTVEISGQHAVAMDYTLEGAA